CATGACTCACTAAGCCATAGTTTACAAAACAActcaattatttttaacaagcCAACATATTTCATCATCGCATGAATTACTCATTACCAGCCATCTGATGCTGCAATGTCCCGAACAGCGCCCCGTAGCAATGGTCGATCTACTTAAAAACTGTGTCGCATACAGTGAACGATTTTAATTCATAATCCCTCGGCTCTTTAAATAGAATGTATCATTGTATGTTATAAACATGGGATTATGTACTGtttaaaacatattgaaaaaaCACCAGGAAGAACGTTAATAAATGAATGACTAAGATAACATTATATAAGGCTGCAAATTGTGCAAAAAAAATGTCAACGAAAGAGACAAAGCAAAAATTCAGTACtatgttataaaaataaatgcatatGACAAATATTGAGGGCGTACTTCAAAGATATACCGTCATTCATTTGACCGGAGAACGTAGGTCTACCGCTTCTCTTCGTCTAAGAAGCAAACTTGGGCCTACTATACAAATTCCAAAATGAAATTTGATAACAAAAAAGAATTTACTATTACTATCAATTAGTTAATTTGATGAGACACGTTGTTTATTATAGCTCAAATACTGGAAGAGGGTAATTGACCAATTAGCGCTCCTGGAATGTTATTGTTAGTTACATCAGGGAAAAGCACTCTTCCCTGGAGTTGCAACTCCCTGGTAACATTACTATATTGAGCAAACataccacaaaaaaaaagatgcgCACATTGTAAagcatattatatattttatcttaaATATCTGATATAATACTTAAAGCatacacaaataataaaaaaagtacttgaatttaatttttttacaaagtATTTTACATGCACACCAATAGTTAAAAGAACCGATTTAATCCTTACTAGCCCACTTTTTTGGGTGTATATACACCAACTCTGGTTTTCTCCTTGAAATGCAAGCGACTGATGACCAATCGTGGTAGTCTTTTGAAATCATATTTTAACCTCAATTTGACATGACTGAACAACAACTAGTTGAAATCATCTTAAAACGAACCCCATTGTGTATGTCTTTTTAAAACAACTGTTCCTTAAATTAGCTACagtaaatcaatttttaattttaatcctTTTTTATTGATTTCTTATGGAAACTACAATTAActtgtatactgtattttaaattttaaaataatggcaATTTGATTGTTTCAGACTGTAAACAGTAACATACCATTTGTCCGACTCGAAATCTCGTTTGGTCGAACTGAGAGATTTAGACAGTCTCTTTCTTAGTCCGACTCATTAATGGTGATGTTTCAACGAATATTGAATAGGCTAGGTGGAAAAAtgttaatgtgtttttttttttaactagttttaccttttatacatatttatatatttgtatcaaatttgtaaaatactacttttcagcCTTCTGGCTGCCGTTGTATTTTTGATGTcgttttatgaataaatatacctgaaatatatttgttgtttattgGCTCTTTGTTTTTAACTTCAAACTTAAGTTTATGtttctaatatatatatatatatttaatatgctaGCTCTTGGATGACGATGATGAACTTTGACCTAAAACCTCCATCAATGCTTCAAAATCTTTTCGTCTCCTCTCGTCAGCTTGTTTCCTTTCTTCCATTGAATCTTTGATTAATTCCATCATTTTCATCATACACTTTCTATCCTCTCTTCGTTGCTCCAAATCCTCTCTTCTTCGCTTCTCTTCAATCATTAAGAATTTCTTATCAGATTCGGCCGTTATATCTTTCATTTTCTTTGCAAGTGCTTCTACTGTTCTGTCTTTAAGGCTCACACGCTGTCGCTTTTTACCTGCAAATTaagaatgaaataataatttgtcgAGTCAGAAGAGCAATACCATAGATACTAGATAATTATTTTACCACATCCAATGAACACAACATTGATACAAGTTAGAGAGTGGCCTAGAAATAATTATACCTGATCTAGACTGTTGACTAGATTCAGAACCTTTTGCTTGATGTGGTTCTCCATCTTTCCCTTGGTTTGTCAGATCTACAAgcaaataaacatttgtttttaccacagctaaattttcaaaaataattactaaatattaaatcataatttgtaacaatttatacaaaaatcTAACAAGATGCCTCCAAAGGAAAAACAAATTGTGACTGACGGGAAATTgtgaagtgagccctctattaaTAAATTGGTTGGAATACACTGTATGTAAAACTAATAATTGGGTAATCACAAGTAATCATTTTCAAGGTTGTTCTtcttatgaatattaatgtaGTAACACTGTTACtacattaatattcatgagggGAAAAAGACAGAAATAAGGATTTGTGGAActgacattattttatttaaaatacataaaatcttTTCAAATCGGACCAGTTAATTACATTCTCAATTTAAAACAATTCAAAaggtaaatataaaaataccttCATAAGTGTTTTCTTGAAACTGTTTACTTTCTGTATTTCCTACACCACTTGTTTCTCCATCTTTATTTGGAGTATAGTCATCATCGCTAAGTGCAAAGTCTAACAGAGAAAGGAAGAGGTGACAAAATTCAACATTGGTAATAGCATAAATCATTATATGACAAGTGTCATATGCACATTACATAACCACCTTATTTTGTCACCAACATAATCACCACAACCATTTATTGATGTCACATCATCGAAAAATAGTCACATCATTGAAAAGTTGtcacatcatcatcaacaattTCTCACATTAGCATCAATATCCATCATTCAATCCTCCAGTTATTGGAAACGCAAAGTTGTCGAGGCCTGTTTAAGATACAGGGAATTTTTTTTTGACAGGAAATTTGGTAAACTTTCATCTCTCTTCACCAGATTATAATCGCATGCAAATACACACACACCGGCTAGGTCATGTCATGTCGTGTACTACTGTATGTCTCGACCCAGTTAAATCACACTTTAAAAATAGCAAATGATCACCAACAATCAGTACTATTTAAGTAAACACAAATCAATATAACTGTATGTCCTTACTTATTGAATTGGAACTGTTTGTATCATCCAGCAGAGTTTCGTCAATGCTTGAATctgaaatacaaacaaataaacaacaatttatattataacaggggttcgaggctcactcactccatggttctggtggtagaacgagtcttctcggataaggactataaaccgtaagtccagtgtacacatctagttcgtgtgcactttaaagaacctagtacatgtttcgagacgagtagggggttacccgggtgtattagtacatcacagccactgatcaccaacctgggccctctgggagaccagtctttgactgaagaggttacccagtataaatataaatttcaatcaatcaaactaCAGCTAAAGCTCGGGCCCTAGcctatatgaaaaaaaatatatggtaCTTTCCAACATAAATCATACACTTTCCAGTGCAAACTACCTGTCATTTAGGTTgtgaatttgttatttatttacactGGGTAAGGGTaacctatataggcctattgaaaaACTACATATTTTTTGGGACTTAACaaaaactagcctaggccccaGGAGGCCTAAATCATTACTTATTAATTAGGGACTAGGCTTAGTTTAAGATAGGTTCTTCTCACAAGCTTACCATCATCTTGACCGTCGCATTCAATTCCACTCATGAAACTGTTCTCTCCTCCTTCTGATTGAGCTTGTTTCTTGTCAACAATCACCTTCTTTAGCATCTCATAAAAAGGATATTGTCTCATTACTACTATACGATCTGAGCCATCATTTAATTCAACTTTAGCTCTTTGATACGATCTTCTGAGATCATTGATTTTATTGTGGATTTGTGGTCCACTTCGTGTTGGGTATCCCAAGTTGGCAAGCCGTGTTGCCAATTCATACCAAGTGTCCAATTTACATCGCTTTTTATTTGAATCTATTTCCTTTCTCAGATCTGGATCTTTCCATAGTTCTATCAATTCTTTTACTTCTCTGTCAGTCCAGTTGTTTCCTCGTATAGCTTTCAACATTATTTagtttgatgtttttttaaacagaactaCTATTCGTTAGGCCtaatacctaggcctagctaggcatatGGGTTGGGTTCCACCGCAGAAAAATGACATCTGTCGCCGACGACAAGGATGGTGCTGCTCGTCTCGCGTTGCATGCGCGGCGTTTGGTAAAAAACAATTATGTCTCAATTATCGACAGGCGGCGCTATATAGAAAAAAGTACACCATGGCGCGCCGAGAGTGCCTTCAATATTTACTGGCAACTATGGAACACATAGAGTGCATTTCGTACAGATACAAATTAAGATACAGATCttttattgttataaaaaccaaaatagtaCAGTATGAAATTTGTCTTCTTGTTGCGAAAAATAATACAACACATGCTAAATAACAACATTATCTACAGTGAAAATACAATTATCTTAtctaagtttatttttattaaaaacactGACTGCTGAAGGTACAAAGGAATTCCTAAATCGAGTTGTTTTAATACGCATCATTCTTAATCTACTATAAACTCTCCATGTAAGGGATGCGTATCATCAGCGATAATGGATTTAACTTTCTTATTTATAAGACCATTGCACATGTTTTCTAATGGGTCTAAGTTTACGTTTATGATTTTGCTAGCTGTCTTCACTATCCTATTCAGTCTATTGTAATCGGCTTTGTTAATACAGTTACTCCAAAAACAATGCAGCAAAAACAGAGTACACATTGTATTACTTATTCATAAACAGTTTCATCAAAACATTAAATACTTTGAACTTAATCATTCGTGTAAAACATCTAGCatataatcaataaaaataattatataactgTCAAATAATGGGAGATGAGGTTGCGAAAATGGTGATTGGTGGAAAATAACTACTACGCATATTTAGAATCACTTATTTATTCTCCAGGCCGATTTGATGGCATAaagaaaaacaaggccaacagccataagtcgcgtgctaaaacgcacagtgataccggaccgacagacaagaccgacagaccgacatagagtcgcgtccacacGACTAAAAAGTTACACGTACCG
This DNA window, taken from Antedon mediterranea chromosome 9, ecAntMedi1.1, whole genome shotgun sequence, encodes the following:
- the LOC140059164 gene encoding uncharacterized protein; amino-acid sequence: MLKAIRGNNWTDREVKELIELWKDPDLRKEIDSNKKRCKLDTWYELATRLANLGYPTRSGPQIHNKINDLRRSYQRAKVELNDGSDRIVVMRQYPFYEMLKKVIVDKKQAQSEGGENSFMSGIECDGQDDDSSIDETLLDDTNSSNSINFALSDDDYTPNKDGETSGVGNTESKQFQENTYEDLTNQGKDGEPHQAKGSESSQQSRSGKKRQRVSLKDRTVEALAKKMKDITAESDKKFLMIEEKRRREDLEQRREDRKCMMKMMELIKDSMEERKQADERRRKDFEALMEVLGQSSSSSSKS